The following proteins are co-located in the Paludibaculum fermentans genome:
- a CDS encoding acetate--CoA ligase family protein, translating to MVLADETLRLQAECGAHVSRAWCVEGAEPGTHVAVVEMEDEEVARRCFSAVLAACPVPAERVQQLREWADDIVLGPNTRALAEAARRRCIPVRRMGQGSLLILGYGIRQRRLWGARSDRTSAIAEMIGWDKPLAKELLRGAGIPVPDGRLAVDAADAVKAAAEIGGPVVIKPESANHGRSVFLNLSDPAGIAAAFQAAQGEGESGAVLVERCVMGAEHRVLVVGGRVIAALRGDPLYAAGDGRRSLRALVEEINLDPARGAGPECPLYPVEFDEVTSATLRRQGFTAETILAPGERALIQRNGNLRLDVTGNVHPANAALCVLAAETVGLDIAGIDLVAEDIAVPLPEQAGALLEVNPMPGFAMHAGIPVADLIVREVYPEGADGRIPIVAVHGSSAAGVVRVIHGPLLDRGMVAGALLLNPRLEVGVFELPEQAIVERGLEFDRCDVLVLTDSPALEPGARLLIGCVASDGVVLVPDSAPWREEVGVLCRGSVRAYETGPGCEAAVACLVDQELSRRCR from the coding sequence GTGGTCCTCGCCGATGAGACGCTCCGCTTGCAGGCGGAGTGCGGAGCGCACGTCTCACGGGCGTGGTGCGTGGAAGGGGCCGAACCCGGCACGCATGTGGCCGTGGTGGAGATGGAAGACGAAGAGGTTGCCCGCCGGTGCTTCTCGGCCGTGCTGGCAGCGTGTCCGGTGCCCGCTGAAAGAGTGCAGCAGTTGCGCGAGTGGGCGGACGACATCGTTCTCGGCCCCAACACGAGGGCACTGGCCGAGGCGGCCCGCCGCCGCTGCATCCCAGTCAGGCGAATGGGCCAGGGCAGCCTGTTGATTCTCGGCTACGGCATCCGGCAGAGGAGACTGTGGGGGGCGCGCAGCGACCGGACTTCCGCGATTGCCGAGATGATCGGCTGGGACAAGCCTTTGGCCAAAGAGCTGCTGAGAGGGGCCGGCATCCCCGTGCCGGACGGGCGGCTGGCGGTGGATGCCGCGGACGCGGTGAAAGCGGCCGCGGAGATCGGCGGGCCGGTGGTGATCAAGCCCGAGAGCGCGAATCACGGGCGGAGCGTGTTCCTCAATTTATCCGATCCAGCCGGGATCGCCGCCGCCTTTCAAGCCGCGCAAGGGGAAGGTGAGAGCGGGGCCGTGTTGGTAGAACGATGCGTGATGGGGGCGGAGCATCGGGTTCTGGTTGTGGGCGGACGCGTGATTGCGGCGCTGCGCGGGGATCCCCTGTACGCGGCGGGCGACGGACGGCGTTCGCTGCGGGCCCTGGTCGAGGAAATCAACCTCGATCCGGCACGCGGCGCTGGGCCGGAGTGCCCGCTCTACCCGGTGGAGTTCGATGAGGTCACGTCCGCCACCCTGCGGCGCCAGGGATTCACGGCGGAGACGATCCTCGCGCCGGGCGAGCGCGCGCTCATCCAACGCAACGGCAATCTGAGGCTCGACGTGACGGGCAACGTCCATCCTGCGAATGCGGCGCTGTGCGTGTTGGCCGCCGAGACAGTGGGCCTGGACATTGCCGGCATCGATCTGGTCGCGGAGGACATTGCCGTGCCGCTGCCCGAGCAGGCGGGGGCCCTTCTCGAAGTGAATCCCATGCCGGGCTTCGCCATGCACGCCGGCATCCCCGTCGCCGATCTCATTGTCCGGGAAGTGTATCCGGAGGGAGCGGACGGGCGGATTCCCATTGTTGCCGTGCATGGTTCGTCCGCCGCCGGCGTTGTGAGAGTGATCCACGGTCCGTTGCTGGACCGCGGAATGGTTGCGGGCGCCCTGCTGCTGAATCCCCGGCTCGAGGTGGGCGTTTTCGAACTCCCGGAGCAGGCGATTGTCGAACGAGGCCTGGAGTTCGATCGATGCGATGTCCTGGTGCTGACGGACTCGCCAGCGCTCGAGCCTGGAGCGCGCCTGCTGATCGGCTGCGTGGCGTCGGACGGAGTGGTGCTGGTGCCGGACTCTGCGCCCTGGCGCGAGGAAGTGGGCGTGCTTTGCCGTGGCAGCGTTCGGGCATACGAGACGGGTCCGGGTTGCGAGGCGGCGGTGGCTTGCCTGGTGGACCAGGAGTTGTCCAGGCGTTGCCGGTGA
- the cphA gene encoding cyanophycin synthetase → MRLLKTKSLPGPNVWGLCPVMEATIELGGSDDSLPAASAWLCEQIGRWLPDLKPQPNGAGGAELRNGADLIHNLALVTLELQKLAGAPVSFSKAVETRQPCVYLAAFEYVDEQLARECLDAACEMVLAVAAGQAIDAAGTLERLRATAGRQMLGPSTNSIVQAARVRNIPAVRLDECSLVQLGHGKAQHRIRAAETDRTLATAEGIAQDKEVTRTLLQAVGVPVPRGFTVADAEEAWYTAVEYVGLPVVVKPRYGNQGRGVAADLSTCEQVKAAFEAARKEDANVIVEKFAPGQDYRLLVVNGKVVAASRREPAHVIGDGRSTVRELVDEKNRDPRRGDDHATALSKLVLDEIALQVLGEQGCTPGSVPASGERVLIRRNANLSTGGTATDVTDSVCPEIAGHAVAAAAMVGLDVAGIDVIAGDISLPLEPQSGVIVEVNAAPGLRMHLAPSEGTPRDVGGAIVEMLFPNGGNGRIPIAAVTGTNGKTTVTRYLAHLAKGKGHFVGMTCTDGIFLNGRRISSDDCSGPISAGLVLMNPNVDVAVFETARGGILRAGLGFDRCQVAVVTNIADGDHLGQSGVETAEELAHVKATVVRAVSPDGAAVLNAADPLVAAMAADCPGRIVYFALDGNNPILVRHRDNGGAAVFVRGHAIVMAEGASEEVLLELEQVPITFQGRVGFEAENALAALAGAWALGIPKPVLAERALSFTTGIDEVPGRMNVFSLRGGTVILDYGHNAAALRAMTAALEAFPHRRRSAVYAMAGDRRDSDLIHVGELLGDSFDIVFLYDPYTIRDRAPGEIPALIRQGVERGARTREIIDVANPAEALRAALDRVESGDLLVMQPDDIDEAIALVRIYLSQVPEVVGEQEAR, encoded by the coding sequence ATGCGGTTGCTCAAAACAAAATCCCTTCCCGGCCCCAACGTCTGGGGGCTCTGCCCGGTGATGGAGGCGACGATTGAACTCGGGGGATCGGATGATAGCCTACCTGCCGCTTCAGCCTGGTTGTGCGAGCAGATCGGGCGCTGGCTTCCGGACCTGAAGCCCCAGCCAAACGGCGCCGGCGGGGCGGAATTGCGCAATGGCGCGGACCTGATACACAATCTGGCGCTCGTGACGCTTGAGTTGCAGAAGCTGGCGGGAGCACCTGTGTCGTTTTCGAAAGCCGTCGAGACCAGGCAGCCTTGCGTGTACCTGGCGGCCTTCGAGTATGTCGACGAGCAGCTTGCGCGGGAGTGCCTGGATGCCGCGTGCGAGATGGTCCTGGCCGTCGCGGCCGGGCAGGCGATTGATGCTGCGGGCACGCTGGAGCGATTGCGCGCCACCGCCGGTCGCCAGATGCTGGGCCCGAGTACGAACAGCATAGTCCAGGCGGCGCGCGTGCGAAACATACCGGCCGTCAGGCTGGACGAATGCTCCCTGGTTCAACTCGGCCATGGCAAGGCGCAGCACCGCATCCGGGCAGCGGAAACGGACCGCACGCTGGCCACCGCGGAAGGCATTGCCCAAGACAAAGAAGTGACGAGAACCCTGCTGCAGGCAGTGGGCGTGCCGGTGCCGAGAGGGTTCACGGTGGCCGATGCGGAAGAAGCGTGGTACACCGCGGTGGAGTACGTCGGGCTGCCCGTGGTCGTCAAACCGCGCTATGGGAACCAGGGGCGCGGCGTGGCGGCGGATCTGTCGACTTGCGAGCAGGTGAAGGCCGCGTTCGAGGCGGCACGCAAAGAGGACGCGAACGTCATCGTGGAGAAGTTCGCGCCGGGACAGGATTACCGGCTGCTGGTGGTCAACGGCAAGGTGGTGGCGGCCTCGCGCCGCGAGCCCGCGCACGTCATCGGCGACGGGCGCAGCACCGTGCGGGAGCTGGTGGACGAAAAGAACCGGGATCCGCGGCGCGGCGACGACCATGCGACGGCACTCAGCAAACTGGTGCTGGATGAGATCGCGCTGCAGGTATTGGGTGAGCAGGGATGCACGCCCGGCTCCGTGCCGGCCAGCGGAGAACGGGTCCTGATCCGCCGCAACGCCAACCTGAGCACCGGCGGCACCGCCACCGATGTGACCGACAGCGTGTGTCCGGAGATCGCCGGGCACGCGGTGGCGGCGGCGGCCATGGTGGGCCTGGATGTAGCGGGCATCGACGTGATCGCAGGCGACATCTCGCTCCCCCTGGAGCCGCAGAGCGGCGTGATTGTCGAGGTGAACGCCGCGCCCGGGCTTCGCATGCACCTCGCTCCCTCCGAAGGTACACCGCGCGACGTGGGCGGCGCCATTGTGGAGATGCTGTTCCCGAACGGAGGAAACGGACGGATCCCCATCGCCGCGGTGACGGGCACCAACGGCAAGACGACGGTGACGCGCTATCTGGCGCACCTGGCGAAAGGCAAGGGTCATTTCGTGGGGATGACCTGCACGGACGGCATTTTCCTGAACGGGCGGCGCATCTCGTCGGACGATTGCAGCGGCCCGATCAGCGCGGGGCTCGTCCTGATGAACCCGAATGTGGACGTCGCCGTGTTCGAGACGGCGCGCGGCGGCATTCTGCGGGCGGGGCTCGGGTTCGACCGTTGCCAGGTGGCCGTGGTGACGAACATCGCCGACGGCGATCATCTCGGCCAAAGCGGCGTGGAGACGGCCGAGGAGCTTGCCCATGTGAAGGCCACGGTGGTGCGTGCGGTTTCGCCAGATGGCGCCGCTGTTCTCAACGCCGCGGATCCGCTGGTCGCCGCCATGGCGGCGGACTGTCCAGGCCGCATCGTCTATTTCGCCCTCGACGGGAACAACCCCATCCTCGTGCGGCACCGGGACAACGGCGGCGCCGCCGTGTTCGTAAGAGGCCATGCGATCGTGATGGCGGAGGGGGCTTCCGAAGAGGTTCTCCTCGAACTGGAGCAGGTTCCGATCACCTTCCAGGGAAGAGTGGGCTTCGAAGCAGAGAACGCGCTGGCGGCGCTGGCCGGGGCCTGGGCCCTGGGCATTCCGAAGCCTGTACTGGCCGAGCGGGCCCTGTCGTTCACCACCGGGATCGACGAAGTTCCGGGGCGCATGAATGTGTTCTCGCTACGCGGCGGAACGGTCATCCTGGACTACGGACACAACGCCGCGGCTCTGCGCGCGATGACCGCGGCCCTGGAGGCATTCCCCCATCGCCGCCGCTCCGCCGTCTATGCGATGGCGGGCGACCGGCGCGATTCCGATCTGATTCACGTGGGCGAACTGCTTGGCGACTCGTTCGATATCGTTTTCCTATACGACCCGTACACGATCCGCGACCGTGCCCCGGGGGAGATCCCGGCACTGATCCGGCAGGGCGTCGAGCGCGGCGCGCGGACCCGCGAGATTATCGACGTGGCGAATCCCGCCGAGGCCCTGAGAGCCGCGCTGGATCGCGTCGAATCCGGCGATCTGCTGGTGATGCAGCCCGACGACATTGACGAAGCGATCGCCCTGGTGCGCATTTACCTGAGCCAGGTTCCCGAAGTGGTGGGCGAACAGGAAGCGAGATGA
- a CDS encoding cyanophycin metabolism-associated ABC transporter — protein MPAFEESADIPRWVALFLQSRILDGETPLASFEPDLDSRMRYAPGLVVLTDQRLLSFEWPPGSRRGPDGAMAEAEARSWALAPGLDIHVHEERGLGSLDLRDGTGTISRWRFTNARAAGAHRLAEWRTAMLNGAVPPRTTPHPDAVADCEYCGFPVGPGAAACGECGTPVSKPPLQSLLRLLPLARRYWGLSLLGFLLTLAGTASGLVPPYLTMPLLDGILVPYQSGHQPDTSMVKWYLLGLAGASVLSWAITWAQMYVISSVSERVAADLRLMTYSHLQKLSLEYFGRRRTGDLISRVGSDTDRICYFLSVHALDFGTNLVMLVLTSIILFSIDAGMALVTLLPMPFIAIAVFRVQGRLGRGFSVGNRAWAELTSILADTIPGIRVVKAFAQEDREIQRMQHANQRVLRTNNRVNRVWAYFNAVVLLLTELGVVIVWVAGVYRVFHHSVTVGVLAAFVAYITRFYTQLDSMSRMASATERAASSARRVFAILDRKPKVADSPDSIEPGRLRGAIELRNVSFRYGARPVLRGIDLSIAPGEMIGLVGRSGAGKTTIINLLCRFYDVTDGAILVDGVDLRRYRLNEYRRNVGLVLQEPFLFYGTVAENIAYGRPGATPGEIVKAAKAAHAHEFILRLPNGYDSLVGERGQFLSGGERQRLSIARALLIDPRILILDEATSSVDSETEREIQLALENLTRERTTIAIAHRLSTLKKADRLVVLERGSIVEIGPHAELLAKHGTYARFYKSQLEGLQSAAEEGA, from the coding sequence ATGCCGGCGTTTGAGGAAAGCGCCGATATCCCGCGTTGGGTCGCTTTGTTCCTGCAAAGCCGGATCCTGGACGGGGAAACGCCGCTCGCTTCGTTCGAGCCGGATCTCGACTCGCGGATGCGGTACGCCCCCGGCCTCGTCGTCCTCACGGACCAAAGGCTCTTGAGCTTCGAATGGCCGCCAGGTTCGCGCCGCGGTCCCGACGGAGCCATGGCGGAAGCCGAAGCGCGTTCGTGGGCGCTCGCGCCAGGGCTGGATATCCACGTCCACGAGGAACGCGGCCTCGGCTCCCTCGACCTTCGCGACGGCACAGGTACCATCTCGCGCTGGCGATTCACGAATGCGCGCGCCGCGGGGGCGCACCGCCTGGCGGAATGGCGAACCGCCATGCTCAACGGGGCGGTGCCGCCGCGGACCACCCCCCACCCGGATGCCGTGGCGGATTGCGAGTACTGCGGGTTTCCCGTCGGCCCGGGCGCGGCTGCCTGCGGCGAATGCGGCACCCCGGTCAGCAAACCGCCCCTCCAGTCGCTGCTCCGGTTGCTTCCGCTGGCGCGGCGCTATTGGGGCCTTTCGCTGCTGGGATTCCTGCTGACCCTGGCGGGCACCGCCAGCGGCCTGGTTCCGCCCTATCTGACCATGCCCCTGTTGGATGGCATCCTGGTTCCGTACCAGAGCGGTCACCAGCCGGACACCTCCATGGTGAAGTGGTACCTGCTCGGCCTGGCCGGCGCCTCGGTTCTCTCCTGGGCCATCACCTGGGCCCAGATGTACGTGATCTCGTCAGTGAGCGAGCGCGTCGCCGCGGATCTCCGCCTCATGACCTATTCCCACCTCCAGAAGCTCTCCCTCGAGTACTTCGGACGCAGGCGAACCGGCGACCTCATTTCCCGTGTCGGCAGCGACACAGACCGCATCTGCTACTTCCTCTCGGTGCACGCCCTCGATTTCGGAACCAACCTGGTGATGCTGGTCTTAACGTCCATCATCCTGTTCAGCATCGATGCCGGGATGGCCCTGGTCACCCTGCTGCCCATGCCGTTTATCGCCATCGCCGTGTTCCGGGTGCAGGGCCGCCTGGGCCGCGGATTCTCGGTCGGCAATCGCGCCTGGGCCGAACTCACCAGCATCCTGGCGGACACCATTCCCGGAATCCGCGTGGTCAAGGCCTTCGCCCAGGAGGACCGCGAGATCCAGCGCATGCAGCACGCCAACCAGCGCGTCCTGCGCACCAACAATCGCGTGAACCGGGTGTGGGCCTACTTCAACGCGGTGGTGCTGCTGCTGACCGAACTGGGCGTGGTGATCGTCTGGGTGGCCGGCGTCTATCGCGTGTTTCATCACTCCGTCACGGTGGGCGTGCTCGCTGCGTTCGTGGCCTACATCACGCGCTTCTATACGCAACTCGATTCGATGAGCCGCATGGCCTCGGCAACCGAACGTGCTGCCTCCAGCGCGCGTCGCGTGTTCGCGATTCTCGATCGCAAGCCGAAGGTGGCCGATTCGCCCGATTCCATTGAGCCCGGGCGCCTTCGGGGCGCCATCGAGCTGCGCAACGTGAGTTTCCGCTACGGAGCCAGGCCGGTTCTGCGCGGCATCGATCTGTCCATCGCGCCCGGAGAGATGATCGGTTTGGTGGGCCGCAGCGGAGCGGGCAAAACCACCATCATCAACCTGCTCTGCCGGTTCTACGATGTCACCGACGGCGCCATTCTCGTCGATGGCGTCGACCTTCGGCGCTATCGCCTCAACGAGTATCGCCGCAATGTGGGGCTCGTCCTGCAGGAGCCTTTCCTCTTCTATGGCACCGTAGCGGAGAACATCGCCTACGGCCGTCCCGGCGCTACCCCGGGCGAGATAGTCAAAGCCGCGAAAGCGGCGCACGCCCACGAGTTCATTCTCCGCCTCCCGAACGGCTACGATTCGCTGGTAGGCGAGCGTGGCCAGTTCCTTTCCGGCGGCGAGCGGCAGCGCCTCAGCATCGCGCGCGCCCTCCTGATCGATCCTCGAATCCTCATCCTCGATGAAGCGACGTCCTCGGTCGATTCCGAAACCGAACGCGAAATTCAGCTCGCCCTCGAGAACCTCACTCGCGAGCGCACCACCATCGCCATCGCCCACCGCCTCAGCACGCTTAAAAAGGCTGACCGCCTGGTGGTCCTGGAGCGCGGCTCCATCGTCGAGATCGGCCCTCATGCCGAGTTGCTGGCCAAGCATGGTACGTATGCGCGCTTCTATAAATCCCAATTGGAAGGCCTGCAATCCGCGGCGGAGGAGGGCGCATGA
- a CDS encoding cyanophycin metabolism-associated DUF1854 family protein: MSFHLERDNFGRLVLIDAAGVRHVDVSPVQAFPLSEPGRHISILDAGGRELVSLDSLAGLDPRVRATLEAELAERMFVPEIVKIVNTPSEMEPSTWTVETDRGVVTFTVEGEDSIHLRDRGRVSIVDSHGIRYEIRDARKLDAHSRRVLEPYL; the protein is encoded by the coding sequence ATGAGCTTTCATCTCGAGCGCGATAACTTCGGCCGCCTCGTCCTGATCGATGCGGCGGGCGTCCGGCATGTGGACGTCTCGCCTGTTCAGGCGTTCCCTCTCTCCGAACCCGGACGGCACATCTCGATTCTGGACGCCGGCGGCCGCGAGTTGGTGTCGCTCGATTCCCTCGCCGGCCTCGACCCGCGGGTGCGCGCCACACTCGAAGCCGAACTCGCCGAGCGCATGTTCGTTCCCGAGATCGTGAAAATCGTGAATACGCCCTCTGAGATGGAGCCCTCCACCTGGACGGTGGAAACCGATCGTGGTGTGGTGACTTTCACCGTGGAGGGCGAGGACTCCATTCACCTCCGCGACCGCGGCCGCGTGTCCATCGTGGATTCGCACGGCATCCGCTATGAGATCCGGGATGCGCGAAAGCTCGACGCGCACAGCCGGCGGGTCCTGGAGCCGTACCTCTAG
- a CDS encoding cyanophycin synthetase family protein gives MLDALPAAEELEIVHMRALRGPNQWTNAPVMECWVQLGGWNDLSSEILPGFNQRLLQWLPGLVEHRCNIGVRGGFVTRLERGTYPAHVLEHVVLELHGMAGVEVWYGRARHTSQERVYRVVFKYKDETLARACCEAARALFLAAALDLPFDVPGTVDSLREVAVRHMLAPDARALIEAAARRNIPALRPGDGQIVQLGYGARQRRMAGAQTDRLGAIAATVAEDRELLEQQLLAAGVPLELAAEDEAEAKGAEYRLLTVDGRLAVAFDGGRRDVTGEVHPGIAAAAGEVAAALAWDIATIDIRAEDIRSPLQGQHIEIVKLQPGADLAPLAQDAAMPNPAAQAIIDMLFPPEDDGRIPIVAITGANGKTSVARLLAHILQATGQCVEMTCTDGVYLDGRRVASGDCSGPSSAMRVLLDPRAELAVFETARGGILRAGLAFDACQVAVITNIGSGDHLGIGEIESVEDLAKLKGTIVRAVSPAGTAVLNAADPVVAGMAGQCKGRVLYFALDPGHPVIAQHRAEGGPAVFVRDGLAVVADGEHERPVLRVDRVPLTIGGRVGFQIENLLAAIGAAYALGVPLELIERQAEDFTPDLEHNPTRYNVLEIRGTTVVLDFGHNPDALNAAIRALEQFAQAHRTAVFSSAGDRRDEDIVRMGELLGAAFDRVILYEDDDLYDRSAGEVIALLRRGMATGGRAHRIEEVQGGLNALDYALRTIEAGHLLFAQAHMADPTAGFLRKQWLG, from the coding sequence ATGCTCGATGCGCTGCCGGCTGCCGAAGAACTCGAGATCGTTCACATGCGCGCCCTCCGTGGGCCGAACCAGTGGACCAATGCGCCCGTCATGGAATGCTGGGTCCAACTGGGCGGCTGGAACGATCTCTCCTCTGAAATCCTCCCGGGCTTCAATCAACGGTTGCTGCAATGGCTTCCGGGCCTGGTCGAACACCGGTGCAACATCGGGGTGAGGGGCGGATTCGTCACACGCCTCGAGCGCGGCACTTATCCGGCGCACGTTCTTGAGCATGTCGTGCTGGAACTGCACGGCATGGCCGGAGTGGAGGTCTGGTATGGCCGTGCGCGCCATACGAGCCAGGAACGGGTCTATCGGGTCGTTTTCAAGTACAAAGACGAGACGCTCGCCCGGGCGTGCTGCGAGGCGGCGCGGGCCCTCTTTCTTGCCGCCGCGCTGGACCTGCCTTTCGACGTGCCCGGGACGGTCGACAGTCTGCGTGAGGTGGCGGTCCGGCATATGCTCGCGCCCGATGCGCGGGCCTTGATCGAGGCGGCGGCGCGGCGGAACATCCCGGCCCTGCGGCCCGGGGATGGGCAGATCGTGCAGTTGGGCTACGGAGCGCGGCAGCGCCGGATGGCGGGGGCGCAAACCGACCGGCTGGGCGCGATCGCCGCCACGGTGGCGGAGGATCGCGAGCTCCTCGAACAGCAACTGCTGGCGGCCGGCGTGCCGCTGGAGCTCGCCGCGGAGGACGAAGCCGAAGCCAAGGGCGCCGAATACCGCCTCCTTACGGTGGACGGGCGCCTGGCGGTGGCATTCGACGGAGGGCGGCGCGATGTGACGGGCGAAGTCCATCCCGGCATCGCCGCGGCGGCGGGAGAGGTGGCGGCGGCCCTGGCCTGGGACATCGCCACCATCGATATCCGCGCCGAGGACATCCGTTCGCCGCTCCAGGGCCAGCACATCGAGATCGTGAAACTCCAGCCTGGGGCGGACCTCGCTCCGCTGGCGCAGGACGCGGCAATGCCCAATCCGGCGGCCCAGGCCATCATCGACATGCTCTTCCCGCCGGAAGACGACGGGCGCATTCCGATCGTGGCGATCACCGGAGCCAACGGCAAGACCAGCGTCGCCCGGCTGCTGGCCCATATTCTTCAGGCCACCGGCCAATGCGTGGAGATGACCTGTACAGACGGGGTCTATCTGGACGGACGGCGCGTGGCGAGCGGGGATTGCAGCGGGCCGTCGAGCGCGATGAGAGTGCTGCTGGATCCGCGTGCCGAGCTGGCTGTGTTCGAGACCGCACGAGGCGGAATTCTGCGGGCCGGCCTGGCGTTTGACGCGTGCCAGGTGGCAGTGATCACGAACATCGGGAGCGGCGATCACCTCGGCATCGGTGAAATCGAGAGCGTGGAGGACCTGGCCAAGCTGAAGGGCACGATCGTCCGGGCCGTGAGCCCGGCGGGCACGGCCGTGCTGAACGCGGCCGATCCGGTTGTGGCAGGGATGGCGGGCCAGTGCAAAGGCCGGGTGCTGTACTTCGCCCTCGACCCCGGCCATCCGGTCATTGCCCAGCACCGAGCCGAAGGCGGCCCGGCGGTTTTCGTCCGCGACGGATTGGCCGTGGTGGCGGACGGAGAACACGAGCGGCCTGTGCTGCGAGTGGACCGCGTCCCCCTGACGATTGGCGGCCGGGTGGGGTTCCAGATCGAAAACCTGCTGGCCGCCATCGGAGCGGCCTACGCGCTGGGGGTCCCGTTGGAGTTGATCGAGCGGCAGGCCGAAGACTTCACGCCCGACCTCGAGCACAATCCCACGCGCTACAACGTGCTGGAGATCCGCGGAACCACCGTTGTTCTGGACTTCGGCCACAACCCGGACGCACTGAACGCGGCGATTCGCGCTCTCGAGCAGTTCGCGCAGGCGCACAGGACCGCGGTCTTCTCGTCCGCGGGCGACCGCAGGGACGAGGACATTGTCCGCATGGGCGAACTGCTGGGCGCCGCGTTCGACCGCGTGATCCTGTACGAGGACGACGACCTGTACGACCGCAGTGCGGGGGAGGTGATCGCACTGTTGCGGCGCGGCATGGCCACGGGCGGGCGCGCGCATCGCATCGAGGAAGTGCAGGGCGGGCTGAACGCCCTCGACTACGCGCTGAGGACCATCGAAGCCGGCCACCTTCTGTTTGCCCAGGCGCACATGGCCGATCCGACCGCGGGCTTTCTGCGGAAGCAGTGGCTCGGATAG